The proteins below come from a single Rosa rugosa chromosome 2, drRosRugo1.1, whole genome shotgun sequence genomic window:
- the LOC133733989 gene encoding L-type lectin-domain containing receptor kinase IX.1-like, giving the protein MMILKKLQFLLLLLLPFSATPLTFNFSSFPPAVTNDIFMEGDAFPDGSLRLTKSAVDVQKNQSVGRATYRQPFLLRQNSTGKLADFTSNFTFVIDSLGKTSYGDGLAFFIAPNGSLLNSTIGRGGSLGLPVINPSNTESSYESSFVAVEFDIFQNLVTSVQDPAGDHVGIDVDSTKSLVTKPWNGSLVNGAINSAMVRYDSVSKNISVAYTSYLNGTQVMRYVHYTVDLDQYLPDLVIVGFSAATGALTALHKINSWSFDSTSLVDENSTSILPEPRVKPKSGNDSVGLVVGLVVGGGVILAGVLGLVWFFFCKKRGAGENDDEDPMVYDSIDDEFEKGTGPRKFAYSKLARATSNFVEGEKLGEGGFGGVYKGFIKELDSYVAVKRVSRGSKQGLKEYAAEVRIISRLRHRNLVQLIGWCHEKGELLLVYEFMPNGSLDTHLFKAKSLLAWEARYKIAQGLAAGLFYLHEEWEQCVLHRDIKSSNVMLDSNFNAKLGDFGLARLVDHGKQSQTTVLAGTLGYMAPECATTGKSSKESDVYSFGIVALEIACGRKPVDVKLGRHQINMVEWVWELYGEGRVIEAADPKLCGDFDEKQMECLLIVGLWCVHPDSNIRPSIQQAIQVLNLEVPSPILPSKMPVASYIAAPVSFSIVSGNTSDLERGETESSGYNTNASQFTTTSASNSSPSASILHAK; this is encoded by the coding sequence ATGATGATTCTCAAGAAGCTTCAATTCCTTCTTTTATTACTGTTGCCCTTCTCTGCAACTCCACTGACCTTCAATTTCTCCAGCTTTCCCCCTGCTGTTACCAACGATATATTCATGGAGGGAGATGCTTTCCCCGATGGGTCCCTCCGCCTCACCAAAAGCGCCGTCGACGTTCAAAAGAACCAAAGCGTCGGCCGAGCCACCTACCGCCAACCCTTCCTCCTCCGCCAAAACTCCACCGGAAAACTCGCTGACTTCACCTCAAACTTCACATTTGTCATCGACTCTCTCGGCAAAACATCCTACGGCGACGGTCTCGCCTTCTTCATCGCGCCAAATGGGTCCTTACTCAACTCCACAATCGGAAGAGGTGGCTCTCTCGGCCTACCTGTTATAAACCCTTCGAATACAGAGTCCAGTTATGAATCCTCGTTTGTGGCGGTGGAGTTTGACATCTTCCAGAATCTGGTGACGTCGGTGCAAGATCCTGCCGGTGACCACGTCGGTATTGATGTCGACTCGACAAAGTCTTTGGTCACAAAGCCTTGGAATGGTAGTCTTGTGAATGGGGCAATCAATAGTGCTATGGTTAGATATGATTCTGTGTCCAAAAATATTAGTGTTGCCTACACTAGTTATTTGAATGGTACACAAGTGATGAGGTATGTTCATTACACGGTGGATTTGGATCAGTACTTGCCGGATTTGGTCATCGTTGGGTTCTCGGCAGCAACAGGTGCACTGACTGCTCTGCATAAGATCAATTCTTGGAGCTTTGACTCAACTTCATTGGTAGATGAAAACAGCACATCAATTCTTCCTGAGCCAAGGGTGAAACCCAAGTCAGGAAATGACAGTGTTGGATTAGTGGTTGGGTTGGTTGTTGGGGGAGGTGTAATCTTGGCTGGTGTGttgggtttggtttggtttttcttttgcaAGAAGAGAGGAGCAGGGGAGAATGATGATGAAGATCCTATGGTGTATGACTCGATTGATGATGAGTTCGAAAAGGGGACAGGCCCCCGGAAGTTTGCATACAGCAAATTGGCTCGTGCGACGAGTAATTTTGTGGAAGGAGAGAAGCTTGGAGAGGGAGGATTTGGTGGGGTTTATAAAGGATTCATCAAAGAATTGGATTCATATGTTGCTGTCAAGAGGGTGTCTCGGGGGTCTAAACAAGGGCTCAAGGAGTATGCGGCAGAAGTAAGGATCATCAGTCGACTTAGGCATCGAAACCTGGTACAACTCATTGGTTGGTGCCATGAAAAAGGAGAACTACTACTTGTTTACGAATTCATGCCAAATGGCAGCTTAGATACCCATCTGTTCAAAGCCAAAAGCTTGCTAGCTTGGGAGGCAAGATATAAAATTGCTCAAGGGTTGGCAGCGGGCCTGTTTTATCTCCATGAAGAATGGGAACAATGTGTGCTACATAGGGATATCAAATCCAGCAATGTTATGTTGGATTCAAATTTCAATGCGAAACTTGGGGATTTCGGGTTAGCTCGACTTGTGGACCATGGGAAACAATCACAAACCACAGTTTTGGCAGGAACCTTGGGCTACATGGCTCCAGAATGTGCTACCACAGGAAAATCTAGCAAGGAATCAGATGTCTATAGTTTCGGAATTGTAGCTTTGGAGATTGCTTGTGGGAGAAAACCCGTGGATGTCAAGTTAGGAAGACATCAAATCAATATGGTGGAGTGGGTTTGGGAGCTCTATGGAGAAGGAAGAGTAATTGAAGCAGCTGACCCAAAACTGTGTGGAGATTTTGATGAGAAACAAATGGAGTGCTTGTTGATTGTTGGATTGTGGTGTGTTCACCCGGACTCTAATATCAGGCCTTCGATACAGCAAGCGATTCAAGTGCTCAACTTGGAAGTTCCGTCGCCTATTCTCCCATCAAAAATGCCTGTGGCTAGCTACATTGCTGCTCCAGTGTCATTCTCAATCGTGTCCGGTAATACTAGTGATCTAGAAAGAGGTGAAACAGAGTCTTCAGGTTACAACACCAATGCTTCCCAGTTCACCACTACTTCTGCATCAAATTCCTCTCCATCAGCATCAATTCTACACGCAAAATAA